In Vespula vulgaris chromosome 10, iyVesVulg1.1, whole genome shotgun sequence, the following are encoded in one genomic region:
- the LOC127066796 gene encoding potassium voltage-gated channel protein Shaw-like isoform X1, with protein sequence MRKVDDERWNDRVILNVGGIRHETYKATLKKIPATRLSRLTEASVNYDPILNEYFYDRHPGVFAQVLNYYRTGKLHYPTDVCGPLFEEELDFWGLDSNQVEPCCWSTYSIHRDTQATLAILDKLDIEGEKLSDEEISRLFGYEEEYNRGTLTKWQRLRPRIWALFDEPYSSRSAKCIACISIFFICLSVLCFCLKSHSSNLPQIRTDDSSSNYSVKFTQHYENEIGRPHRTFYYIEHACNAWFTFEITLRCLVSPSLKRFAVSPVNAIDLAATFSFYTEFLTESSLYLEVLSIARVLRLFKLTRHSPGLRILIHTFKASAKELALLVFFLALGIVLFASLIFYAERLQENPNNDFDSIPRGLWWALVTMTTVGYGDMTPKTFPGMFIGGLCALTGVLAIALPVPVIVSNFSMFYSHTQARSKLPKQRRRVLPAEFPRRGRSSMHQNRSDSQGHLFLNASPYRSLTPLMTRQPMTRLHSVLQLQPNIVINLAEIEHRARTTSPSQESEGTSVSDCRDSDLPRDDKTEQQRVAEIVHPEEETNHRKERQRSQNILHCIL encoded by the exons ATGAGGAAAGTGGATGATGAAAGATGGAACGACCGGGTGATACTTAACGTCGGTGGAATACGTCACGAGACGTATAAAGCAACCTTGAAGAAAATACCAGCGACGAGATTGTCACGACTCACCGAAGCATCGGTAAATTACGATCCGATATTGAACGAATATTTCTACGACAGGCATCCCGGTGTCTTCGCACAGGTTCTCAATTACTATCGTACAGGCAAGCTGCACTATCCCACGGACGTTTGCGGTCCTCTTTTTGAAGAAGAGCTTGATTTCTGGGGTCTTGATTCGAATCAG gtTGAACCTTGCTGTTGGAGTACTTACAGTATTCACAGAGACACTCAAGCAACGTTGGCCATATTGGACAAATTAGACATCGAAGGCGAAAAGCTTAGCGACGAGGAGATTTCTCGGCTTTTTGGTTACGAGGAGGAATATAATCGTGGAACGTTGACAAAGTGGCAGCGATTACGTCCGAGAATCTGGGCTCTCTTCGACGAGCCTTATTCGTCGAGGTCGGCAAAGTGCATCGCCTGCATTTCGATCTTCTTCATCTGTCTCTCGGTTCTCTGCTTTTGCTTGAAGAGCCATTCTAGTAATCTACCACAAATTAGAACGGATGATTCTTCTTCTAACTATTCTGTAAAATTCACTCAGCATTACGAGAATGAAATCGGTCGACCGCATCGAACGTTTTATTACATCGAACACGCTTGTAACGCTTGGTTCACATTCGAAATAACACTTCGATGCTTG GTCAGTCCAAGCCTAAAGCGATTCGCTGTGTCGCCGGTGAACGCGATCGATTTAGCGGCGACGTTCAGCTTCTATACGGAATTCTTGACAGAGTCTAGCCTGTATCTGGAGGTCCTCTCGATAGCACGAGTACTTCGACTCTTTAAATTGACCAGACATTCACCCGGCTTGAGAATCCTCATACATACTTTCAAAGCATCCGCGAAAGAGCTCGCATTGTTGGTTTTCTTCCTCGCTTTGGGCATAGTTCTCTTCGCTAGTCTCATTTTTTACGCCGAACGACTTCAA GAAAATCCTAACAACGACTTTGACAGTATACCACGAGGACTTTGGTGGGCTCTAGTCACCATGACGACCGTCGGTTACGGCGACATGACGCCAAAAACCTTTCCAGGGATGTTCATAGGCGGACTATGTGCCTTGACCGGTGTTCTTGCTATCGCACTTCCGGTTCCTGTCATCGTCAGCAACTTCTCTATGTTCTACTCCCACACTCAG gcACGTAGCAAATTGCCAAAGCAGAGACGAAGAGTACTCCCAGCAGAATTTCCAAGACGTGGAAGATCGTCGATGCATCAAAATCGTTCCGATTCTCAGGGACATTTGTTCTTGAACGCTTCACCTTACAGATCGCTGACACCTCTCATGACTCGACAACCTATGACTAGATTGCACAGCGTCCTACAACTCCAG CCGAATATCGTGATAAATCTAGCGGAAATCGAACATCGTGCGCGCACCACTTCGCCCAGTCAAGAATCCGAAGGAACGAGCGTATCTGACTGCCGAGATAGCGATCTACCTCGAGACGATAAGACGGAGCAGCAACGTGTCGCCGAAATCGTTCATCCAGAAGAGGAAACGAATcatcgaaaagagagacaacgtTCTCAAAACATTCTCCATtgtattttatga
- the LOC127066803 gene encoding uncharacterized protein LOC127066803, with protein sequence MRKSKGLFAIVCGLLLSLSVNTCGWSLGLFDWRSKQAEMLDLKTRSRVLNFFPIPVEEECISSDKRRRGICMNTYHCRIQNGKSHGPCALGFGVCCIFTASCDQEVQNNLTYVTSPGFPNLIDRPMNCSVVVRKIDRQVSQLRIDFIHFNIGQPNRRTGICDEDIMEIRNGNRSSLKLCGWNSGQHIYLDVNEADEPMTLDFKLPNGLHSRMWEMRVIQLGFEDRAPAGCLQYFRSPNGTLKTMNYLPNGRFLADQDYLLCVRQEREMCGISYTPCSKDSFRIGASRSGQIGSNATTTVPRRKANNSTNGSNNVNGDSTDVGQTDLLMEGSGSGPDEQETVTPLTVITRRCRDKVLIPCDFEEFITPGNNGVGICNLEHCGDSLCERNELDTDGNCRVETWATPFRIRVAFGPGEDTGTTLEDNVGMCLMYEQLRCVP encoded by the exons ATGCGAAAGTCCAAAGGACTTTTCGCGATCGTTTGCGGTCTTCTGTTGTCACTTTCAGTAAACACTTGTGGATGGTCATTGGGTTTATTCGATTGGAGAAGCAAACAGGCAGAGATGCTTGATTTAAAAACACGTTCCAGGG ttcTCAACTTTTTTCCTATCCCAGTAGAAGAAGAGTGTATATCTTCGGATAAACGACGACGTGGGATATGCATGAACACGTACCATTGTCGTATTCAAAACGGAAAATCACATGGACCGTGTGCTCTTGGATTTGGCGTTTGTTGTATAT TTACGGCGAGTTGCGATCAAGAGGTGCAAAATAATCTGACCTACGTGACCAGTCCTGGTTTCCCGAACCTCATCGACCGACCCATGAACTGCTCGGTAGTCGTCCGGAAGATCGATAGGCAGGTCAGCCAATTGAGGATCGACTTCATACACTTCAACATA GGTCAACCTAATAGAAGAACTGGCATCTGTGACGAAGATATTATGGAAATTAGGAATGGTAATAGGTCGTCTCTAAAATTGTGTGGGTGGAATAGCGGACAGCACA TATATTTAGACGTAAACGAGGCCGACGAACCTATGACCCTTGACTTTAAGCTACCGAATGGACTTCACTCGCGAATGTGGGAAATGAGAGTGATCCAATTGGGTTTCGAAGATCGTGCACCGGCCGGTTGTCTTCAATACTTTCGTTCACCAAATGGCACCCTTAAAACTATGAATTACCTACCAAATGGGAGATTTTTAGCTGATCAGGACTATTTACTTTGCGTGCGTCAAGAAAGGGAAATGTGTGGTATCTCTTACACTCCTTGCTCGAAAGATTCTTTTCGAATAGGAGCTTCGAGATCAGGACAAATTGGATCGAATGCTACAACCACTGTTCCCAGAAGAAAAGCTAATAACAGTACCAACGGTAGTAATAACGTTAACGGTGATTCTACGGACGTTGGACAAACGGATCTTTTAATGGAAGGATCTGGAAGTGGTCCGGATGAACAAGAGACTGTTACACCTTTAACTGTTATAACTAGAAGATGCAGAGACAAAGTTCTTATACCTTGTGATTTCGAGGAATTTATCACG CCCGGCAACAATGGTGTCGGAATTTGCAATCTCGAACATTGCGGCGATTCGTTGTGCGAGCGAAACGAGCTAGACACCGATGGAAATTGTCGTGTGGAGACTTGGGCAACGCCCTTTCGTATAAGGGTTGCGTTTGGTCCTGGAGAGGATACAGGGACAACACTGGAGGATAATGTTGGCATGTGTCTTATGTACGAACAGCTACGATGTGTACCTTAA
- the LOC127066797 gene encoding potassium voltage-gated channel protein Shaw isoform X3, with protein MNLINMDAENRVVLNVGGIRHETYKATLKKIPATRLSRLTEALANYDPILNEYFFDRHPGVFAQVLNYYRTGKLHYPTDVCGPLFEEELDFWGLDSNQVEPCCWMTYTQHRDTQETLTVLDRLDLDTEKPTDEELARKFGFEEAYYEGTLTWWQKLKPQMWSLFDEPYSSPAAKVISIVSVFFICVSILSFCLKTHPDMRVPVIVNRPVKAGNVTTWVLDKTRTNAHDVFFYIECVCNAWFTLEFLIRITASPNRCVFIKSSVNLIDMVATLSFYLDLALQRFASHLENADFLEFLSIIRIMRLFKLTRHSSGLKILIQTFRASAKELTLLVFFLVLGIVIFASLVYYAERTQSNPENDFKSIPLGLWWALVTMTTVGYGDMVPKTYVGMFVGALCALAGVLTIALPVPVIVSNFAMYYSHTQARAKLPKKRRRVLPVEQPRVRAPGAPPGVGPTGIGAPGVGSTVGGPPGVGGHGPAGQHATTGGGPPSSGVTHGQQPAGGCPPPHQGPQNRRMNAIKTNHPKDPFATKSDV; from the exons ATGAACCTGATAAACATGGACGCGGAGAACCGCGTGGTTCTTAATGTGGGTGGGATCCGGCATGAAACATATAAGGCGACCTTGAAGAAGATCCCGGCGACGAGGCTCTCGAGGTTGACTGAAGCCCTCGCGAACTACGATCCGATCCTCAACGAATACTTCTTCGATAGGCACCCGGGAGTCTTCGCTCAGGTTCTCAACTATTATCGCACTGGGAAGCTCCATTATCCCACAGACGTCTGCGGGCCGCTGTTCGAAGAAGAACTCGACTTTTGGGGTCTGGATTCCAATCAAGTCGAACCTTGTTGTTGGATGACCTATACCCAG CATCGGGACACGCAGGAAACGCTGACGGTCCTGGACAGGTTGGATTTGGACACGGAGAAGCCGACGGACGAGGAACTGGCCAGAAAGTTTGGCTTCGAGGAAGCCTATTACGAAGGCACTCTCACCTGGTGGCAAAAACTCAAGCCTCAAATGTGGTCGCTCTTCGACGAACCCTACTCCTCTCCTGCCGCCAAG GTAATCAGCATAGTTTCGGTCTTCTTCATCTGCGTCTCCATACTGTCATTCTGCCTGAAGACTCATCCTGACATGCGAGTGCCAGTGATAGTGAATCGGCCGGTGAAAGCGGGCAACGTGACGACCTGGGTGCTCGACAAAACGCGCACGAACGCCCATGACGTCTTCTTCTACATCGAGTGTGTCTGCAACGCTTGGTTTACCCTGGAGTTCCTTATACGGATAACAGCGAGTCCAAATCGTTGCGTCTTTATAAAAAGTTCGGTCAATTTGATCGACATGGTGGCGACGTTGAGTTTTTACCTCGACTTGGCATTGCAACGATTCGCATCTCATCTGGAAAACGCGGACTTTCTTGAATTCTTGAGCATCATACGTATAATGAGGCTGTTCAAGCTTACCCGTCATTCGTCCGGCCTGAAGATTTTGATCCAAACGTTCCGTGCCTCGGCGAAGGAACTGACCCTGTTGGTATTCTTTCTTGTCCTCGGCATCGTGATATTCGCAAGTCTGGTGTATTACGCCGAGAGGACCCAATCGAATCCAGAGAACGACTTCAAGAGCATACCTCTCGGCTTATGGTGGGCTCTCGTGACAATGACCACGGTTGGCTACGGGGACATGGTACCGAAGACGTACGTGGGGATGTTCGTAGGCGCGCTATGCGCCCTGGCCGGTGTCCTCACCATCGCCCTGCCGGTGCCCGTGATCGTCAGCAACTTTGCGATGTATTACAGTCACACGCAGGCGCGAGCCAAGCTACCAAAGAAGAGACGTCGCGTCTTACCGGTCGAACAGCCAAGGGTCAGGGCGCCGGGCGCGCCTCCCGGTGTTGGACCAACTGGCATTGGTGCTCCTGGCGTCGGCAGTACCGTTGGTGGACCTCCTGGAGTCGGAGGACACGGACCGGCTGGCCAACACGCCACGACCGGTGGGGGCCCTCCGTCCTCTGGCGTCACGCACGGACAGCAACCGGCCGGTGGTTGCCCTCCTCCTCATCAGGGGCCTCAGAACCGTAGGATGAACGCCATCAAGACCAATCATCCCAAGGATCCGTTCGCTACCAAATCAG ACGTGTAG
- the LOC127066797 gene encoding potassium voltage-gated channel protein Shaw isoform X2 — protein MNLINMDAENRVVLNVGGIRHETYKATLKKIPATRLSRLTEALANYDPILNEYFFDRHPGVFAQVLNYYRTGKLHYPTDVCGPLFEEELDFWGLDSNQVEPCCWMTYTQETLTVLDRLDLDTEKPTDEELARKFGFEEAYYEGTLTWWQKLKPQMWSLFDEPYSSPAAKVISIVSVFFICVSILSFCLKTHPDMRVPVIVNRPVKAGNVTTWVLDKTRTNAHDVFFYIECVCNAWFTLEFLIRITASPNRCVFIKSSVNLIDMVATLSFYLDLALQRFASHLENADFLEFLSIIRIMRLFKLTRHSSGLKILIQTFRASAKELTLLVFFLVLGIVIFASLVYYAERTQSNPENDFKSIPLGLWWALVTMTTVGYGDMVPKTYVGMFVGALCALAGVLTIALPVPVIVSNFAMYYSHTQARAKLPKKRRRVLPVEQPRVRAPGAPPGVGPTGIGAPGVGSTVGGPPGVGGHGPAGQHATTGGGPPSSGVTHGQQPAGGCPPPHQGPQNRRMNAIKTNHPKDPFATKSEEDRRNSNLRTNGTKTTGGLG, from the exons ATGAACCTGATAAACATGGACGCGGAGAACCGCGTGGTTCTTAATGTGGGTGGGATCCGGCATGAAACATATAAGGCGACCTTGAAGAAGATCCCGGCGACGAGGCTCTCGAGGTTGACTGAAGCCCTCGCGAACTACGATCCGATCCTCAACGAATACTTCTTCGATAGGCACCCGGGAGTCTTCGCTCAGGTTCTCAACTATTATCGCACTGGGAAGCTCCATTATCCCACAGACGTCTGCGGGCCGCTGTTCGAAGAAGAACTCGACTTTTGGGGTCTGGATTCCAATCAAGTCGAACCTTGTTGTTGGATGACCTATACCCAG GAAACGCTGACGGTCCTGGACAGGTTGGATTTGGACACGGAGAAGCCGACGGACGAGGAACTGGCCAGAAAGTTTGGCTTCGAGGAAGCCTATTACGAAGGCACTCTCACCTGGTGGCAAAAACTCAAGCCTCAAATGTGGTCGCTCTTCGACGAACCCTACTCCTCTCCTGCCGCCAAG GTAATCAGCATAGTTTCGGTCTTCTTCATCTGCGTCTCCATACTGTCATTCTGCCTGAAGACTCATCCTGACATGCGAGTGCCAGTGATAGTGAATCGGCCGGTGAAAGCGGGCAACGTGACGACCTGGGTGCTCGACAAAACGCGCACGAACGCCCATGACGTCTTCTTCTACATCGAGTGTGTCTGCAACGCTTGGTTTACCCTGGAGTTCCTTATACGGATAACAGCGAGTCCAAATCGTTGCGTCTTTATAAAAAGTTCGGTCAATTTGATCGACATGGTGGCGACGTTGAGTTTTTACCTCGACTTGGCATTGCAACGATTCGCATCTCATCTGGAAAACGCGGACTTTCTTGAATTCTTGAGCATCATACGTATAATGAGGCTGTTCAAGCTTACCCGTCATTCGTCCGGCCTGAAGATTTTGATCCAAACGTTCCGTGCCTCGGCGAAGGAACTGACCCTGTTGGTATTCTTTCTTGTCCTCGGCATCGTGATATTCGCAAGTCTGGTGTATTACGCCGAGAGGACCCAATCGAATCCAGAGAACGACTTCAAGAGCATACCTCTCGGCTTATGGTGGGCTCTCGTGACAATGACCACGGTTGGCTACGGGGACATGGTACCGAAGACGTACGTGGGGATGTTCGTAGGCGCGCTATGCGCCCTGGCCGGTGTCCTCACCATCGCCCTGCCGGTGCCCGTGATCGTCAGCAACTTTGCGATGTATTACAGTCACACGCAGGCGCGAGCCAAGCTACCAAAGAAGAGACGTCGCGTCTTACCGGTCGAACAGCCAAGGGTCAGGGCGCCGGGCGCGCCTCCCGGTGTTGGACCAACTGGCATTGGTGCTCCTGGCGTCGGCAGTACCGTTGGTGGACCTCCTGGAGTCGGAGGACACGGACCGGCTGGCCAACACGCCACGACCGGTGGGGGCCCTCCGTCCTCTGGCGTCACGCACGGACAGCAACCGGCCGGTGGTTGCCCTCCTCCTCATCAGGGGCCTCAGAACCGTAGGATGAACGCCATCAAGACCAATCATCCCAAGGATCCGTTCGCTACCAAATCAG AGGAAGACCGGAGGAACTCTAACCTGCGGACCAACGGGACCAAGACTACCGGAGGCTTGGGTTAA
- the LOC127066797 gene encoding potassium voltage-gated channel protein Shaw isoform X4, which produces MNLINMDAENRVVLNVGGIRHETYKATLKKIPATRLSRLTEALANYDPILNEYFFDRHPGVFAQVLNYYRTGKLHYPTDVCGPLFEEELDFWGLDSNQVEPCCWMTYTQVISIVSVFFICVSILSFCLKTHPDMRVPVIVNRPVKAGNVTTWVLDKTRTNAHDVFFYIECVCNAWFTLEFLIRITASPNRCVFIKSSVNLIDMVATLSFYLDLALQRFASHLENADFLEFLSIIRIMRLFKLTRHSSGLKILIQTFRASAKELTLLVFFLVLGIVIFASLVYYAERTQSNPENDFKSIPLGLWWALVTMTTVGYGDMVPKTYVGMFVGALCALAGVLTIALPVPVIVSNFAMYYSHTQARAKLPKKRRRVLPVEQPRVRAPGAPPGVGPTGIGAPGVGSTVGGPPGVGGHGPAGQHATTGGGPPSSGVTHGQQPAGGCPPPHQGPQNRRMNAIKTNHPKDPFATKSEEDRRNSNLRTNGTKTTGGLG; this is translated from the exons ATGAACCTGATAAACATGGACGCGGAGAACCGCGTGGTTCTTAATGTGGGTGGGATCCGGCATGAAACATATAAGGCGACCTTGAAGAAGATCCCGGCGACGAGGCTCTCGAGGTTGACTGAAGCCCTCGCGAACTACGATCCGATCCTCAACGAATACTTCTTCGATAGGCACCCGGGAGTCTTCGCTCAGGTTCTCAACTATTATCGCACTGGGAAGCTCCATTATCCCACAGACGTCTGCGGGCCGCTGTTCGAAGAAGAACTCGACTTTTGGGGTCTGGATTCCAATCAAGTCGAACCTTGTTGTTGGATGACCTATACCCAG GTAATCAGCATAGTTTCGGTCTTCTTCATCTGCGTCTCCATACTGTCATTCTGCCTGAAGACTCATCCTGACATGCGAGTGCCAGTGATAGTGAATCGGCCGGTGAAAGCGGGCAACGTGACGACCTGGGTGCTCGACAAAACGCGCACGAACGCCCATGACGTCTTCTTCTACATCGAGTGTGTCTGCAACGCTTGGTTTACCCTGGAGTTCCTTATACGGATAACAGCGAGTCCAAATCGTTGCGTCTTTATAAAAAGTTCGGTCAATTTGATCGACATGGTGGCGACGTTGAGTTTTTACCTCGACTTGGCATTGCAACGATTCGCATCTCATCTGGAAAACGCGGACTTTCTTGAATTCTTGAGCATCATACGTATAATGAGGCTGTTCAAGCTTACCCGTCATTCGTCCGGCCTGAAGATTTTGATCCAAACGTTCCGTGCCTCGGCGAAGGAACTGACCCTGTTGGTATTCTTTCTTGTCCTCGGCATCGTGATATTCGCAAGTCTGGTGTATTACGCCGAGAGGACCCAATCGAATCCAGAGAACGACTTCAAGAGCATACCTCTCGGCTTATGGTGGGCTCTCGTGACAATGACCACGGTTGGCTACGGGGACATGGTACCGAAGACGTACGTGGGGATGTTCGTAGGCGCGCTATGCGCCCTGGCCGGTGTCCTCACCATCGCCCTGCCGGTGCCCGTGATCGTCAGCAACTTTGCGATGTATTACAGTCACACGCAGGCGCGAGCCAAGCTACCAAAGAAGAGACGTCGCGTCTTACCGGTCGAACAGCCAAGGGTCAGGGCGCCGGGCGCGCCTCCCGGTGTTGGACCAACTGGCATTGGTGCTCCTGGCGTCGGCAGTACCGTTGGTGGACCTCCTGGAGTCGGAGGACACGGACCGGCTGGCCAACACGCCACGACCGGTGGGGGCCCTCCGTCCTCTGGCGTCACGCACGGACAGCAACCGGCCGGTGGTTGCCCTCCTCCTCATCAGGGGCCTCAGAACCGTAGGATGAACGCCATCAAGACCAATCATCCCAAGGATCCGTTCGCTACCAAATCAG AGGAAGACCGGAGGAACTCTAACCTGCGGACCAACGGGACCAAGACTACCGGAGGCTTGGGTTAA
- the LOC127066796 gene encoding potassium voltage-gated channel protein Shaw-like isoform X2, protein MRKVDDERWNDRVILNVGGIRHETYKATLKKIPATRLSRLTEASVNYDPILNEYFYDRHPGVFAQVLNYYRTGKLHYPTDVCGPLFEEELDFWGLDSNQVEPCCWSTYSIHRDTQATLAILDKLDIEGEKLSDEEISRLFGYEEEYNRGTLTKWQRLRPRIWALFDEPYSSRSAKCIACISIFFICLSVLCFCLKSHSSNLPQIRTDDSSSNYSVKFTQHYENEIGRPHRTFYYIEHACNAWFTFEITLRCLENPNNDFDSIPRGLWWALVTMTTVGYGDMTPKTFPGMFIGGLCALTGVLAIALPVPVIVSNFSMFYSHTQARSKLPKQRRRVLPAEFPRRGRSSMHQNRSDSQGHLFLNASPYRSLTPLMTRQPMTRLHSVLQLQPNIVINLAEIEHRARTTSPSQESEGTSVSDCRDSDLPRDDKTEQQRVAEIVHPEEETNHRKERQRSQNILHCIL, encoded by the exons ATGAGGAAAGTGGATGATGAAAGATGGAACGACCGGGTGATACTTAACGTCGGTGGAATACGTCACGAGACGTATAAAGCAACCTTGAAGAAAATACCAGCGACGAGATTGTCACGACTCACCGAAGCATCGGTAAATTACGATCCGATATTGAACGAATATTTCTACGACAGGCATCCCGGTGTCTTCGCACAGGTTCTCAATTACTATCGTACAGGCAAGCTGCACTATCCCACGGACGTTTGCGGTCCTCTTTTTGAAGAAGAGCTTGATTTCTGGGGTCTTGATTCGAATCAG gtTGAACCTTGCTGTTGGAGTACTTACAGTATTCACAGAGACACTCAAGCAACGTTGGCCATATTGGACAAATTAGACATCGAAGGCGAAAAGCTTAGCGACGAGGAGATTTCTCGGCTTTTTGGTTACGAGGAGGAATATAATCGTGGAACGTTGACAAAGTGGCAGCGATTACGTCCGAGAATCTGGGCTCTCTTCGACGAGCCTTATTCGTCGAGGTCGGCAAAGTGCATCGCCTGCATTTCGATCTTCTTCATCTGTCTCTCGGTTCTCTGCTTTTGCTTGAAGAGCCATTCTAGTAATCTACCACAAATTAGAACGGATGATTCTTCTTCTAACTATTCTGTAAAATTCACTCAGCATTACGAGAATGAAATCGGTCGACCGCATCGAACGTTTTATTACATCGAACACGCTTGTAACGCTTGGTTCACATTCGAAATAACACTTCGATGCTTG GAAAATCCTAACAACGACTTTGACAGTATACCACGAGGACTTTGGTGGGCTCTAGTCACCATGACGACCGTCGGTTACGGCGACATGACGCCAAAAACCTTTCCAGGGATGTTCATAGGCGGACTATGTGCCTTGACCGGTGTTCTTGCTATCGCACTTCCGGTTCCTGTCATCGTCAGCAACTTCTCTATGTTCTACTCCCACACTCAG gcACGTAGCAAATTGCCAAAGCAGAGACGAAGAGTACTCCCAGCAGAATTTCCAAGACGTGGAAGATCGTCGATGCATCAAAATCGTTCCGATTCTCAGGGACATTTGTTCTTGAACGCTTCACCTTACAGATCGCTGACACCTCTCATGACTCGACAACCTATGACTAGATTGCACAGCGTCCTACAACTCCAG CCGAATATCGTGATAAATCTAGCGGAAATCGAACATCGTGCGCGCACCACTTCGCCCAGTCAAGAATCCGAAGGAACGAGCGTATCTGACTGCCGAGATAGCGATCTACCTCGAGACGATAAGACGGAGCAGCAACGTGTCGCCGAAATCGTTCATCCAGAAGAGGAAACGAATcatcgaaaagagagacaacgtTCTCAAAACATTCTCCATtgtattttatga
- the LOC127066797 gene encoding potassium voltage-gated channel protein Shaw isoform X1, which produces MNLINMDAENRVVLNVGGIRHETYKATLKKIPATRLSRLTEALANYDPILNEYFFDRHPGVFAQVLNYYRTGKLHYPTDVCGPLFEEELDFWGLDSNQVEPCCWMTYTQHRDTQETLTVLDRLDLDTEKPTDEELARKFGFEEAYYEGTLTWWQKLKPQMWSLFDEPYSSPAAKVISIVSVFFICVSILSFCLKTHPDMRVPVIVNRPVKAGNVTTWVLDKTRTNAHDVFFYIECVCNAWFTLEFLIRITASPNRCVFIKSSVNLIDMVATLSFYLDLALQRFASHLENADFLEFLSIIRIMRLFKLTRHSSGLKILIQTFRASAKELTLLVFFLVLGIVIFASLVYYAERTQSNPENDFKSIPLGLWWALVTMTTVGYGDMVPKTYVGMFVGALCALAGVLTIALPVPVIVSNFAMYYSHTQARAKLPKKRRRVLPVEQPRVRAPGAPPGVGPTGIGAPGVGSTVGGPPGVGGHGPAGQHATTGGGPPSSGVTHGQQPAGGCPPPHQGPQNRRMNAIKTNHPKDPFATKSEEDRRNSNLRTNGTKTTGGLG; this is translated from the exons ATGAACCTGATAAACATGGACGCGGAGAACCGCGTGGTTCTTAATGTGGGTGGGATCCGGCATGAAACATATAAGGCGACCTTGAAGAAGATCCCGGCGACGAGGCTCTCGAGGTTGACTGAAGCCCTCGCGAACTACGATCCGATCCTCAACGAATACTTCTTCGATAGGCACCCGGGAGTCTTCGCTCAGGTTCTCAACTATTATCGCACTGGGAAGCTCCATTATCCCACAGACGTCTGCGGGCCGCTGTTCGAAGAAGAACTCGACTTTTGGGGTCTGGATTCCAATCAAGTCGAACCTTGTTGTTGGATGACCTATACCCAG CATCGGGACACGCAGGAAACGCTGACGGTCCTGGACAGGTTGGATTTGGACACGGAGAAGCCGACGGACGAGGAACTGGCCAGAAAGTTTGGCTTCGAGGAAGCCTATTACGAAGGCACTCTCACCTGGTGGCAAAAACTCAAGCCTCAAATGTGGTCGCTCTTCGACGAACCCTACTCCTCTCCTGCCGCCAAG GTAATCAGCATAGTTTCGGTCTTCTTCATCTGCGTCTCCATACTGTCATTCTGCCTGAAGACTCATCCTGACATGCGAGTGCCAGTGATAGTGAATCGGCCGGTGAAAGCGGGCAACGTGACGACCTGGGTGCTCGACAAAACGCGCACGAACGCCCATGACGTCTTCTTCTACATCGAGTGTGTCTGCAACGCTTGGTTTACCCTGGAGTTCCTTATACGGATAACAGCGAGTCCAAATCGTTGCGTCTTTATAAAAAGTTCGGTCAATTTGATCGACATGGTGGCGACGTTGAGTTTTTACCTCGACTTGGCATTGCAACGATTCGCATCTCATCTGGAAAACGCGGACTTTCTTGAATTCTTGAGCATCATACGTATAATGAGGCTGTTCAAGCTTACCCGTCATTCGTCCGGCCTGAAGATTTTGATCCAAACGTTCCGTGCCTCGGCGAAGGAACTGACCCTGTTGGTATTCTTTCTTGTCCTCGGCATCGTGATATTCGCAAGTCTGGTGTATTACGCCGAGAGGACCCAATCGAATCCAGAGAACGACTTCAAGAGCATACCTCTCGGCTTATGGTGGGCTCTCGTGACAATGACCACGGTTGGCTACGGGGACATGGTACCGAAGACGTACGTGGGGATGTTCGTAGGCGCGCTATGCGCCCTGGCCGGTGTCCTCACCATCGCCCTGCCGGTGCCCGTGATCGTCAGCAACTTTGCGATGTATTACAGTCACACGCAGGCGCGAGCCAAGCTACCAAAGAAGAGACGTCGCGTCTTACCGGTCGAACAGCCAAGGGTCAGGGCGCCGGGCGCGCCTCCCGGTGTTGGACCAACTGGCATTGGTGCTCCTGGCGTCGGCAGTACCGTTGGTGGACCTCCTGGAGTCGGAGGACACGGACCGGCTGGCCAACACGCCACGACCGGTGGGGGCCCTCCGTCCTCTGGCGTCACGCACGGACAGCAACCGGCCGGTGGTTGCCCTCCTCCTCATCAGGGGCCTCAGAACCGTAGGATGAACGCCATCAAGACCAATCATCCCAAGGATCCGTTCGCTACCAAATCAG AGGAAGACCGGAGGAACTCTAACCTGCGGACCAACGGGACCAAGACTACCGGAGGCTTGGGTTAA